In Rhodanobacter denitrificans, a single window of DNA contains:
- a CDS encoding putative quinol monooxygenase, whose translation MNKSASLVMLKAKPGQRDEVRRVWEKYARDYIAGSALSFYYCYDDNDPDRIIVFGLGDQASLRGFAQQPWFPDYQRDTHALLAEPGEVRSTTPQYVKDNA comes from the coding sequence ATGAACAAAAGTGCGAGTCTCGTGATGCTCAAGGCCAAGCCCGGCCAGCGCGACGAGGTCAGGCGCGTCTGGGAGAAATATGCCCGCGACTACATCGCCGGCAGCGCGCTCAGCTTCTACTATTGCTACGACGACAACGATCCCGACCGGATCATCGTGTTCGGACTCGGCGATCAGGCCAGCCTTCGGGGGTTCGCGCAGCAGCCCTGGTTCCCCGACTATCAGCGCGACACGCACGCGCTGCTTGCCGAGCCGGGCGAGGTCCGCAGCACGACGCCGCAGTATGTGAAAGACAACGCATGA
- a CDS encoding PD40 domain-containing protein has protein sequence MSPRKLVHAACIAAMLTALPAARAASVGELLGSGVISTGLQETSAALTPDGRTLYFMRSDFAEADDTIMVAHRAAGRWSTPQVAAFSGRWHDSEPTLSPDGGRLYFVSNRPPRPGAAPVMAEMNGRRFPGTNLWYVARQPNGGWSAPIHVDGALNDGAMIYNPSLAANGDLYFSAHREDSGKAYQIYLAHRRGNGYAAPERLPLGDLANNRMDPAVDPQGRFLLYAGNEGDALGSADIYIVFRRPDGGWGNPARLGGEVNSRTLENAPSLGPAFGELYVASARRDDVHFPKPRDDAASLQRRLQSPLNGSRNLWRFDISALLRAHGIAPPANAAPADPASAKKPA, from the coding sequence ATGTCCCCACGCAAGCTCGTCCACGCCGCCTGTATCGCGGCCATGCTCACCGCGCTGCCCGCCGCGCGCGCGGCCAGCGTCGGCGAACTGCTCGGCTCCGGCGTGATCTCCACCGGCTTGCAGGAAACCTCGGCCGCGCTGACGCCGGACGGCCGGACGCTGTACTTCATGCGCTCGGATTTCGCCGAAGCCGACGACACCATCATGGTCGCGCATCGCGCCGCGGGCCGCTGGTCGACGCCGCAGGTGGCCGCGTTCTCCGGCCGGTGGCACGACTCCGAACCGACGCTGTCGCCCGACGGCGGGCGCCTGTACTTCGTCTCCAACCGGCCGCCGCGCCCGGGCGCCGCGCCGGTGATGGCCGAGATGAACGGGCGGCGTTTTCCCGGCACGAACCTCTGGTACGTCGCGCGGCAACCGAACGGCGGATGGAGTGCGCCGATCCACGTCGACGGCGCGCTCAACGACGGCGCGATGATCTACAACCCGTCGCTGGCGGCGAACGGCGACCTCTATTTCTCGGCGCACCGCGAAGATTCCGGCAAGGCATACCAGATCTACCTGGCGCACCGCCGCGGCAACGGCTACGCGGCACCCGAACGGCTGCCGCTGGGCGACTTGGCGAACAACCGCATGGATCCCGCGGTCGACCCGCAAGGACGCTTCCTGCTCTACGCCGGCAACGAGGGCGACGCGCTGGGCAGCGCCGACATCTACATCGTGTTCCGCCGGCCGGACGGCGGCTGGGGCAACCCCGCACGCCTGGGCGGCGAGGTCAACAGCCGCACGCTGGAAAACGCACCGTCGCTGGGGCCGGCGTTCGGCGAGCTCTACGTAGCGAGCGCGCGCCGCGACGACGTGCATTTCCCCAAACCCCGCGACGATGCGGCCTCGCTGCAACGGCGCCTGCAGTCGCCGCTGAACGGCTCGCGCAATCTCTGGCGCTTCGACATCTCGGCCCTGCTGCGTGCGCACGGCATTGCGCCGCCGGCGAACGCCGCCCCGGCCGATCCCGCTTCCGCGAAGAAGCCTGCATGA
- a CDS encoding PD40 domain-containing protein, with protein MRLPSPFVLLTAATLIGGGAHAASPATSSAPAIFAPGVIAGPNDDGAAAFSPDGAAVYFMRGTDSFTLMESHRVDGRWSTPRVAPFPGRWRDLDPAMAPDGSYLVFASNRPVAAGGAALDGYYDGKPQPRRGGKRYAQGHRRVVVRERCRASRQRWWK; from the coding sequence ATGCGCTTGCCGTCCCCGTTCGTGCTCCTGACCGCCGCGACCCTGATCGGTGGCGGCGCCCATGCAGCATCGCCTGCCACCTCGTCAGCACCGGCGATCTTCGCTCCCGGCGTCATCGCCGGTCCCAACGACGACGGCGCCGCCGCGTTCAGCCCGGATGGCGCCGCGGTGTACTTCATGCGCGGCACCGACAGCTTCACGCTGATGGAGTCGCATCGCGTCGATGGCCGCTGGTCGACGCCGCGCGTCGCGCCGTTCCCCGGGCGCTGGCGCGACCTCGACCCGGCGATGGCGCCGGACGGCTCCTACCTGGTGTTCGCCTCGAACCGGCCGGTGGCCGCCGGCGGCGCAGCGCTCGACGGCTACTACGACGGCAAGCCGCAGCCGCGCCGCGGCGGCAAACGATATGCGCAAGGACATCGTCGTGTTGTTGTACGCGAACGATGCCGAGCCTCCCGGCAGAGGTGGTGGAAGTGA
- a CDS encoding AI-2E family transporter, with the protein MSEPEQVFPPAPDGDVTGAGAIAIPAEPATAEETAVRHGLRHLNAARGMRQHLRAVRMVLNALLLLALLYTITLTKALLIPLVLAAFIGLALNPIVAFGTRIRLPRWLTASVLMLGLIVGIGSGVGLLAQPAIGWFHGAPTAIKSFVPKLRSFTKPLEAANRATQTLVSSGTSTRAAVPQSAPVSISAWDVVSTAPKVLAAVLSVMLLVFFFLIYGDSMLRRLVQITPGFAYKRHAVTIVRGIQTEVSRYLLTALLINAGLGAITAGMLWLYKVPDPLLWGAVAMFANFIPYVGAIVTTTVLAVVCMLYANDASLEVFLPVLTFAGITAVEGNLITPMIQGASMRLSPIAILLWLLVWGWLWGIPGALLAVPMLTCTKLITERVRGWEWFAHIVQR; encoded by the coding sequence ATGAGCGAACCCGAACAGGTCTTTCCGCCCGCACCGGACGGAGACGTGACCGGGGCCGGCGCCATCGCCATCCCGGCGGAGCCGGCGACGGCAGAAGAGACGGCGGTTCGCCACGGGCTGCGCCACTTGAACGCCGCGCGCGGCATGCGCCAGCACCTGCGTGCGGTGCGCATGGTGCTGAACGCACTGCTGTTGCTGGCGCTGCTGTACACCATCACCCTGACCAAGGCCTTGCTGATTCCGCTGGTGCTGGCCGCGTTCATCGGCCTGGCGCTGAACCCGATCGTCGCCTTCGGCACGCGCATCCGCCTGCCACGCTGGCTCACCGCCAGCGTGCTGATGCTCGGCCTGATCGTCGGCATCGGCAGCGGCGTGGGCCTGCTGGCGCAGCCGGCGATCGGTTGGTTCCATGGCGCGCCCACGGCGATCAAGAGCTTCGTGCCGAAGCTGCGCAGCTTCACCAAGCCGCTGGAGGCGGCCAACCGCGCCACGCAGACCCTGGTCAGCAGCGGCACCAGCACCCGTGCGGCCGTGCCGCAGTCCGCGCCGGTCTCGATCAGCGCCTGGGACGTGGTGTCGACCGCGCCGAAGGTGCTGGCGGCCGTGCTCAGCGTGATGTTGCTGGTGTTCTTCTTCCTGATCTACGGCGACTCGATGCTGCGCCGGCTGGTGCAGATCACCCCCGGCTTCGCCTACAAGCGACATGCGGTGACCATCGTGCGCGGGATCCAGACCGAGGTGTCGCGCTACCTGCTCACCGCGCTGCTGATCAACGCCGGCCTCGGCGCGATCACTGCCGGCATGCTGTGGCTGTACAAGGTGCCCGACCCGCTGCTGTGGGGCGCGGTGGCGATGTTCGCCAACTTCATTCCCTACGTCGGCGCGATCGTCACCACCACCGTGCTGGCGGTGGTGTGCATGCTGTACGCGAACGACGCCAGCCTCGAAGTGTTCCTGCCGGTGCTGACCTTCGCCGGCATCACCGCAGTGGAGGGCAACCTGATCACGCCGATGATCCAGGGCGCCAGCATGCGGCTATCGCCCATCGCGATCCTGCTGTGGCTGCTGGTGTGGGGCTGGCTGTGGGGCATCCCCGGCGCCCTGCTGGCGGTGCCGATGCTGACCTGCACCAAGCTGATCACCGAACGCGTGCGCGGCTGGGAATGGTTCGCGCACATCGTGCAGCGCTAG
- a CDS encoding PQQ-dependent sugar dehydrogenase has product MRLLLPLLLVLSSLPALAAPPLQRLSLPKGFHVALYADQVPDARELALGAKGTVFVGSNDAGKVYALTDANGDGVAERVRVIASGLELPVGVAFKGGDLYVSAVSRIVVLRDIENHLDDPPKPAVVTDKLPTEAHHGWKFIAFGPDGKLYVPIGAPCNICDPAPAHGKLIRMNVDGSDWQDVARGIRNTVGFDWQPGTQRLWFTDNGRDLLGDDLPSDELNEITGPGQHFGYPYCHQGDTLDPEFGRGKRCKDYVPPVLKLGAHVAALGMRFYEGKQFPASYRGAILVAEHGSWNRTKKSGYRVMTVRLHGSKVLSYEPLITGFEQNESAWGRPADVQPLPDGSVLVSDDLAGAVYRVTYKP; this is encoded by the coding sequence ATGCGCCTGCTGCTGCCGTTGCTGCTGGTCCTGTCGTCGCTGCCGGCGCTGGCCGCGCCGCCGCTGCAACGGCTGAGCCTGCCGAAGGGTTTCCACGTCGCGCTGTATGCCGACCAGGTGCCGGACGCGCGCGAGCTCGCGCTGGGCGCGAAGGGCACGGTGTTCGTTGGGTCCAACGACGCCGGCAAGGTCTATGCGCTCACCGACGCCAACGGCGATGGCGTGGCGGAACGGGTGCGGGTGATCGCCAGCGGGCTCGAGCTGCCGGTGGGCGTGGCGTTCAAGGGCGGCGACCTGTACGTGTCCGCGGTGAGCCGCATCGTCGTGCTGCGCGACATCGAGAACCACCTGGATGATCCGCCGAAACCGGCGGTGGTCACCGACAAGCTGCCGACCGAGGCCCACCACGGCTGGAAGTTCATCGCGTTCGGCCCGGACGGCAAGCTGTACGTGCCGATCGGCGCGCCGTGCAACATCTGCGACCCGGCTCCGGCGCACGGCAAGCTGATCCGCATGAACGTCGACGGCAGCGACTGGCAGGACGTGGCCCGCGGCATCCGCAACACGGTCGGCTTCGACTGGCAGCCGGGCACGCAGCGCCTGTGGTTCACCGACAACGGCCGCGACCTGCTGGGCGACGACCTGCCCAGCGACGAATTGAACGAGATCACCGGCCCCGGCCAGCACTTCGGCTACCCGTACTGCCATCAGGGCGACACGCTCGACCCCGAGTTCGGCCGGGGCAAACGCTGCAAGGACTATGTGCCGCCGGTGCTGAAGCTGGGCGCGCACGTGGCCGCGCTGGGCATGCGCTTCTACGAAGGCAAACAGTTTCCGGCCAGCTACCGGGGCGCGATCCTGGTCGCCGAACACGGCTCGTGGAACCGCACGAAGAAATCCGGCTACCGGGTGATGACGGTGCGCCTGCACGGCAGCAAGGTGCTCTCGTACGAGCCGCTGATCACCGGCTTCGAGCAGAACGAAAGCGCCTGGGGCCGCCCCGCCGACGTGCAGCCGCTGCCCGACGGCAGCGTGCTGGTCAGCGACGACCTGGCCGGGGCGGTGTATCGGGTGACGTACAAGCCATGA
- a CDS encoding YbhB/YbcL family Raf kinase inhibitor-like protein produces MHLRSDSFDNGQPIPAEFAFGQRGDPVALSDNRSPHLAWQNAPSATRSFVLTCIDPDVPSRGDDVNQPGRTVPADLPRVEFVHWLMANIPAECGELAAGACSDGITARGKRAPFGPPGSVQGVNDYTGWFAGDAEMGGEYRGYDGPCPPWNDARLHHYHFKLHALDVAALPLAGGFSLAELRAAMAGHVLAEAELVGSYSLNPAVAG; encoded by the coding sequence ATGCACCTGCGCAGCGACAGTTTCGACAACGGCCAACCGATTCCCGCCGAGTTCGCCTTCGGCCAGCGCGGCGACCCGGTCGCGCTGTCGGACAACCGCAGCCCGCACCTGGCCTGGCAGAACGCGCCGTCCGCCACCCGCTCGTTCGTGCTCACCTGCATCGACCCCGACGTGCCCAGTCGCGGCGACGACGTGAACCAGCCCGGTCGCACGGTGCCCGCCGACTTGCCGCGGGTGGAGTTCGTGCACTGGCTGATGGCGAACATCCCTGCCGAGTGCGGCGAACTGGCCGCGGGCGCGTGCAGCGACGGCATCACCGCGCGCGGCAAGCGCGCGCCGTTCGGGCCGCCGGGCAGCGTGCAGGGCGTCAACGACTACACCGGCTGGTTCGCCGGCGACGCCGAGATGGGCGGCGAGTACCGCGGCTACGACGGCCCGTGCCCACCGTGGAACGACGCACGGCTGCACCATTACCACTTCAAGCTGCACGCGCTCGACGTGGCCGCGCTGCCGCTGGCCGGCGGCTTCTCGCTGGCCGAGCTGCGCGCGGCGATGGCCGGCCACGTGCTGGCCGAGGCGGAGCTGGTCGGCAGCTACAGCCTGAACCCGGCGGTTGCCGGCTGA
- a CDS encoding GIY-YIG nuclease family protein has protein sequence MDRRQPCVYMLASKKNGVLYIGVTSDLAKRIWQHRNDVVEGYTHRYSVHTLVWYELHLTMESAILREKTLKAWKRDWKMRLINEGNAEWRDLYPTIL, from the coding sequence ATGGACAGGCGACAACCCTGCGTCTACATGCTGGCGAGCAAGAAGAACGGCGTTCTCTACATCGGCGTAACCAGCGACCTGGCCAAGCGCATCTGGCAACACAGGAACGACGTGGTGGAGGGTTATACCCATCGTTACAGCGTGCATACGCTGGTGTGGTACGAACTTCATCTCACCATGGAATCGGCGATCCTGCGCGAGAAAACGCTCAAGGCCTGGAAGCGCGACTGGAAGATGCGGTTGATCAACGAAGGCAATGCCGAGTGGCGGGACTTGTATCCGACTATCCTGTAA
- a CDS encoding cupin domain-containing protein: MIGYAMTDSAINLCDKLTRFSEHWSPRVIAEMNDYQFKLAKLQGEFVWHAHADTDEVFIVLQGAMTLQFRDKAIPLAAGEMYVVPKGVEHRPVAEQECCVMLVEPRGVVNTGDAGGAYTAQNDVWV; encoded by the coding sequence ATGATCGGGTACGCGATGACAGACAGTGCGATCAACCTGTGCGACAAGCTCACCCGGTTCTCGGAACACTGGTCGCCCCGCGTCATTGCCGAGATGAATGACTACCAGTTCAAGCTCGCCAAGCTCCAGGGCGAGTTTGTCTGGCATGCGCACGCGGACACCGACGAAGTCTTCATCGTTCTCCAGGGCGCCATGACGCTCCAGTTCAGGGACAAGGCCATCCCGCTCGCTGCCGGGGAAATGTACGTCGTTCCCAAAGGCGTGGAGCATCGCCCCGTGGCCGAGCAGGAATGCTGCGTGATGCTGGTCGAGCCACGCGGCGTGGTCAACACCGGCGATGCAGGCGGTGCCTATACCGCGCAGAACGACGTGTGGGTGTAG
- a CDS encoding DUF883 family protein, whose product MNKQVQTPEQAVGDRIDERAERIKQATSEAVAATKEKVDRAADHVEEGLHHATDKAAGAAHKASDKAARVGERGREVYDETMDRADAWLEQVRDYVREKPMQSVAIALGAGWLIGRILRR is encoded by the coding sequence ATGAACAAGCAAGTCCAGACCCCCGAACAAGCCGTCGGCGATCGCATCGACGAACGCGCCGAACGGATCAAGCAGGCCACCTCCGAGGCAGTCGCCGCCACCAAGGAAAAGGTGGATCGCGCCGCGGACCATGTCGAGGAAGGCCTGCACCACGCCACCGACAAGGCTGCCGGCGCGGCCCACAAGGCCAGCGACAAGGCCGCACGGGTCGGCGAGCGTGGCCGCGAGGTCTACGACGAAACGATGGACCGCGCCGACGCGTGGCTGGAGCAGGTACGCGACTACGTGCGCGAGAAGCCGATGCAGTCAGTCGCCATCGCGCTCGGCGCCGGCTGGCTGATCGGCCGCATCCTGCGACGTTGA
- a CDS encoding TolB family protein translates to MARHPLPLLACSLLALALFGLAGAHAADTTPATPEIFAPGAISGPSGVDCLTFAPDGATVYFDQQAGWNGFIMEAHRVGNGWSTPQIASFSGQWQDHDPAMAPDGSFLVYTSNRADVAGGPALHGGHLWRVDRRGDGWGQPQRLPDVVNDAPNIYAPSVAANGDVYYQRRDEATHEFHLYRTAWREGRYQPPQRLAPGDPAAHELDPAVAPDQSFIVFDANYAGKDKPDRLYIAFRAGDAWSKPVDLGDAVNRYEPWGSHLGPDARTLYFTSNYTAKVAYPRAPAQARADLARMRAWDNGNNHIWRLSLAPWLAAQHAP, encoded by the coding sequence ATGGCCCGCCACCCGCTCCCCCTGCTCGCCTGCAGCCTCCTCGCGCTGGCCCTGTTCGGCCTCGCCGGCGCCCACGCCGCCGACACGACACCCGCCACACCGGAAATCTTCGCGCCTGGCGCGATCTCCGGCCCGTCCGGGGTGGATTGCCTGACCTTCGCGCCCGATGGCGCCACCGTCTACTTCGACCAACAGGCGGGCTGGAACGGTTTCATCATGGAAGCGCATCGCGTCGGCAACGGCTGGTCGACGCCGCAAATCGCATCGTTCTCCGGGCAGTGGCAGGACCACGATCCGGCGATGGCGCCGGACGGCTCGTTCCTGGTGTACACCTCCAATCGCGCCGACGTGGCCGGCGGGCCGGCGCTGCATGGCGGCCACCTGTGGCGGGTCGACCGCCGCGGCGACGGCTGGGGCCAGCCGCAGCGATTGCCCGACGTGGTGAACGACGCGCCAAACATCTACGCGCCCAGCGTGGCGGCCAACGGCGACGTGTACTACCAGCGGCGCGACGAGGCCACGCACGAGTTCCACCTCTACCGCACCGCCTGGCGCGAGGGCCGCTACCAGCCGCCGCAGCGGCTCGCGCCGGGCGATCCGGCGGCGCACGAACTCGATCCGGCGGTCGCGCCGGACCAGTCGTTCATCGTGTTCGACGCCAACTACGCCGGCAAGGACAAGCCCGACCGGCTGTACATCGCCTTCCGCGCAGGCGATGCCTGGAGCAAGCCGGTCGACCTCGGCGATGCGGTGAACCGCTACGAGCCGTGGGGTTCGCACCTGGGTCCGGACGCCCGCACCTTGTACTTCACCAGCAACTACACGGCGAAGGTGGCCTACCCGCGCGCGCCCGCGCAGGCGCGCGCGGACCTGGCGCGCATGCGCGCCTGGGACAACGGCAACAACCACATCTGGCGGCTGTCGCTGGCGCCGTGGCTGGCGGCACAGCACGCGCCGTGA
- a CDS encoding DUF1778 domain-containing protein: protein MSTTTIRLPDELKARVAEAAKQAGTTPHNFILEAIAEKADLAAQHAAFHALADQRYAEFLESGKSIPWDEARAYLKGRIAGKAVKRPVARKLDR, encoded by the coding sequence ATGAGCACCACCACCATCCGCCTGCCCGACGAACTCAAGGCCCGCGTTGCCGAGGCGGCGAAACAGGCGGGCACGACACCGCACAATTTCATTCTGGAGGCGATCGCGGAGAAGGCCGACCTGGCCGCGCAGCATGCCGCGTTCCACGCGTTGGCGGATCAGCGCTACGCCGAGTTCCTGGAATCCGGCAAGAGCATCCCGTGGGACGAAGCGCGCGCTTACCTCAAAGGGCGCATCGCGGGAAAGGCGGTGAAGCGACCGGTGGCCCGCAAGCTGGACCGATGA
- a CDS encoding type II toxin-antitoxin system RelE/ParE family toxin: protein MEHLHHHESAAAETRAGGIISAFDVLADNPLIGRPAGDDKRELLIGHGAAGYVALYCYLPVIDTALILAVRGQREGDTQDRERNRSRQGCSRCRSAQLRGRGFLGGGPSSTKATPTMAASVMMASSAALPASLT from the coding sequence GTGGAGCACTTGCATCACCACGAGAGCGCGGCAGCCGAGACAAGGGCGGGGGGAATCATCAGTGCGTTCGACGTGCTTGCGGACAACCCGCTGATCGGCCGCCCGGCTGGCGACGACAAGCGCGAATTGCTGATCGGCCACGGCGCGGCGGGATACGTGGCGTTGTACTGCTACCTGCCGGTGATCGATACCGCCCTGATCCTGGCGGTGCGGGGACAGCGCGAAGGGGATACGCAAGACCGTGAACGGAACCGAAGCCGACAGGGTTGCAGCAGGTGCCGTTCGGCTCAGCTCCGTGGACGAGGCTTCTTGGGCGGCGGTCCCAGCTCCACAAAGGCCACGCCCACGATGGCAGCTTCCGTGATGATGGCTTCCAGTGCCGCCTTGCCCGCTTCGTTGACATAG
- a CDS encoding nucleotidyltransferase domain-containing protein gives MPISGNNMPNMGNKTNSRISEAAALYASTSLSDALFTATQQRVLACLFGQPDRSFTISELIQTTGAGSGAVQREVARLAGSGLLAVEPVGNQKRYRADPASPIHAELVSIVRKTFGLVAPLRETLAPLAPHIPAAFVYGSVAKGTDTAASDIDLMLVSDALTYADVMAVLHPLIERLGREIHPTLYTRAELRKRIAAGNSFVTRVLAQPRLWVIGGEHDLAA, from the coding sequence ATGCCCATTTCGGGCAATAACATGCCCAATATGGGCAACAAGACGAACAGCAGAATCAGCGAAGCAGCGGCGCTCTACGCCAGCACCAGCTTGTCCGATGCCTTGTTCACCGCCACCCAGCAGCGCGTCCTCGCCTGCCTGTTTGGCCAGCCTGATCGCAGCTTCACCATCAGCGAACTGATCCAGACTACCGGTGCCGGCAGCGGCGCGGTGCAGCGCGAGGTCGCCCGGCTGGCCGGTAGCGGCCTGCTCGCGGTGGAACCCGTCGGCAATCAGAAGCGCTATCGCGCCGACCCAGCCTCGCCCATCCATGCCGAGCTGGTATCCATCGTGCGCAAGACCTTTGGCCTTGTTGCTCCCTTGCGCGAAACGTTGGCGCCGCTGGCTCCGCATATTCCGGCCGCGTTCGTGTACGGCTCGGTGGCCAAGGGTACCGACACCGCTGCCAGCGACATCGACCTGATGCTGGTGTCGGATGCGCTGACCTATGCGGACGTCATGGCCGTCCTGCATCCGCTGATCGAACGCCTGGGGCGGGAGATCCATCCCACGCTCTACACCCGCGCCGAACTGCGCAAGCGCATCGCCGCGGGCAACAGCTTCGTGACCCGCGTGCTGGCACAGCCGCGGCTCTGGGTCATCGGTGGTGAGCATGACCTCGCCGCTTGA
- a CDS encoding DUF1328 domain-containing protein — MLHYALVFLVIAIIAAVLGFGGIAGAATGIAKILFIIFLILAIIAFFRRAS, encoded by the coding sequence ATGCTTCACTACGCCCTGGTTTTCCTGGTCATCGCGATCATCGCCGCCGTGCTCGGCTTCGGCGGCATTGCGGGTGCCGCCACCGGGATCGCGAAGATCCTGTTCATCATCTTCCTGATCCTGGCGATCATCGCGTTCTTCCGCCGCGCCAGTTGA